A segment of the Lentimicrobiaceae bacterium genome:
CTGGCAATAAACTTACTAGATTTGTATTCAAATACACGGCCAATAATGTTCCCACAACATTGTTAGATACCACCCTGAATGCTGATTCTTTCAATTGGGAAACAGAACTTGATTTTTCAGGAGTAGGTACCGGCAGACTTTCATTCGAACTTACAGATAAAGGTGGAATGAAAGCTGAAAAGGGGTTCAATATTACAGTTGAAGGTCCTGAAACCGTTAAGTATACCAATATTGAATTAGGTTCATCGAATGATGCAATTGGTAGCTTTTTCTCTACAGCAGAAGGTATTGCTTATACTGTTACCCAGACTGCAACCGTACCTGCTAACCAGGCTAAAATTGACTTTTTGTTCTTTAAAGGTGTAACCAATGCCAATACCATTGCTTCTCCTGATGATGTTGATGCCAATACCATTACCGATCTTAAGCTTGGACAATGGACAAATCAAAACCAAACCCGTTTTAACCCATCAACTTATTCAGCTGCTCAATTTGATGCAATTGGTGGAAACTTCCAGTTCCCAAGTTTTGACGTAAATCAGCAAACGACAAAAATGAACCAACTTGAGGTTGGAGATGTATTTTTGTTCAAAACCCAGAGCAATAAGCTGGGACTCATCAAAATCGTAAGTCTCTACACCAAAGGCGATAAGATGAAAATTGATGTTGTAATGGAAAAATAAGTTTCTTAGACTACGATAAAAAAAGCTGCCTTTCAGGCGGCTTTTTTTATGCGAATAGCATCCTGAATTTACCATCATTCACCTTGCCAGGCATGATTTTACTCCTTTCTACGGCTTAATTTGTACTTTTGCACCATCAATTCATCAAAAAAATCAAGTGTAGCAGACAGGAATGGCAAATCAGAAAAAGCGTGTGCTCTTTATTGTAAACCCTGTTTCGGGGGTTAACCAGTCGCGAAAAGCATTGCTTGCTGATATTGCTTCAGCTGAACTTAATCCTCATGTTTTTGATTGGGAAATTCAATTTTCAGATTCAGCCGAACATGCCAAAGAACTGAGCCATGCTGCTGCTGTTGCAGGAGTTGATATCATTGCAGCTGTAGGTGGTGATGGCACTGTTAATCAGGTAGTAAAAGGAATGATTGGCAGCTCTTCAACCCTGGCTTTGATTCCGGCAGGTTCAGGAAATGGACTTGCCCGCCATCTGAAAATTCCGATTGACATTGTTCAGAGTGTACAGCTTATAAATGCCGGAGAGTCTCAACTGATAGATACTGTAAGATTAAATGATAGCCTTTTCGTTTCAATAGCCGGCGTTGGGTTTGATGCATTGGTAGCCAAACGCTTTTCTAAAGTATCGCGCAGAGGTTTTTTTTCCTATTTTAAAATTGTTACCAAAGAATATCATTATTACCGCCCGCGAAAATACCGAATGATTATTGACGGGAAAGCCTTTGTCAGGCAGGCTTTATTTGTTAGTTTTGCCAATACCAATCAATTTGGTTACAATACCATTATTTCTCCTGATGCCAGAATTGATGATGGCTTGGTTGATGTTTGTATTGTAAAGAAGGTTCCTTTGTTATACGCGCCCCGGGTGGTGGGCCTTTTGTTGACGCGCCGGATTGATAATTCCGGTTTTGTTGAAATTATCAGGGCCAAAAGCGTACAACTTGTCCGCAACAAAAATAAAGTGGTAAATGTTGACGGTGAACCGGTAAAACTTCATAAAGAGTTACGAATTGATGTAGCCCCTCTTTCTTTGAGGGTAATTGTTCCAAAATTGCATTCTGATGGGAAATAGCAACAATAAAAATAAAAATCAGGCCAGGGGAGTGGTATATTCCACCAATCAGGATTACAATTATAAGTTTGATACTGAAGAAGAACAGGCGACTTTGCCTCCGCAGCAGCAAAACCTCAGGGTGATGCTTGATAAAAAACTGAAAGGCGGCAAAAAAGCTACTGTCGTTACCGGATTTGTCGGCACGTCTGCTGATTTGTCAGATTTGGCAAAGCAACTAAAGAATCTTTGTGCGGCAGGAGGCTCATCTGGCGATGGCGAAATTTTAGTTCAGGGCGACTGCCGGCAAAAAATTCTTGATTTTCTGTTAAAAAAAGGATACAAAGTGAAACTTGCCGGAGGCTGATTCTCTTAACTTTACCTAAAATACAGAATTTATTTACCTTACCGAGATTTTCTTCAAACTATGCTAACAGAATTCTTAAATTTTTTTCGAAAAAATCCTTGGTTTTTCTATGCTTTCAGCATTGTCATGCTATTCCCCGCTTTATTGTGGCATCTTGGCTTCCTGGCAATCAACTTTCCTACCGATGAGCCAACCAGAGCCATTGTTGCACTGGAGATGATTGTGAGTGGAAATTATATCACACCTACCATCAATGGCGAATTTTACTTCAATAAACCTCCGCTTTACAATTGGATAATTGTGCTTTTTTATAAGCTTGCCGGAAACTATTCAGAGTTTACGCTGCGATTGCCAATGGTTATTTCACTTTTGCTGTTTGGCCTTACTATTTTTCAGTTTGTTCGTCGTCACCTTGGAAATATGCAGGGGTTTGTGGTGGCAATGTTGTTTATTACTTCCGGTCGTATACTTTTCTGGGATTCATTTTTGGGGTTGATAGATATTACTTTTTCATGGCTGGTTTACAGCGCTTTTATGCTGATTTATTATTTCCATTCCCGAAAGCAATACCTGGCGCTTTTCCTTGTTTCCTACCTGCTTACAGCCTTGACATTTATGATGAAAGGCTTGCCATCATTGGTATTTCAAGGCATTACCCTGCTGGTGTTTTTTAGCTACAACAGGGAGTTTAAGAAGTTATTTTCGTGGCGGCACTTCGCCGGAATAGGGTTGTTTATTCTTATTGTGGGTTCATATTACCTGGCTTATTTTCGCTACAATTCACTCGACAATGTTTTTGTGACATTATTCAGTGAGTCGGAAAAACGAACCATTATCAACTACGGGTGGAAGCGGTTTGTAAGTCATTTGTTTACTTTCCCGCTAGAGATGTTTTATCATTTCTTCCCCTGGTCGGTGTTATGGATTTTCTTTTTTAAGAAGGATTTCAGGAAAACACTGCACGATCATCCGTTTCTGAGGTTTAATTTTTTGGTGTTCATTTACAATATCATCATTTACTGGACATCTCCTGAATCTTACCCCAGGTATATTTTCATGCTTTTCCCACCCTTATTTACCATTCTTGTGTATATGTTTTTTCTCGATCGTGCTGCAAAAGGACGATGGAGTAAAGTTGTGGAAGGTTTTTTATTGGCTGTCTTGATTTTAGGGACAATGGCAGCTATTCCCATGCCCATACTTAAACAAACCGGTTTCGTAAATTTTGCCTGGTTGAAGGCTTCGGTTATGTTTGCTGTTATGGCCATGCTAACCTGGATTTATTTGAAAGTAAAAGAGCAGCGAATGATAATTTTTGCTGCAGCCATGCTTATGCTCCGTATTGGATTCGACTGGTTTATAATTCCGCCGAGGTATGATGATTTTCAGGTTCACAAAGATGGAGCACTGAAGGCTGCTGCAATAACAGGCAGCGCTAAACTACACATCTATAAGAATTCAGAAACTGAACATGCAACTTCTTTTTATATTACGCTGGGTAAAATGCAGTTGCTGCAACGTCAGTATGATGATTTTAATACAACTGATTATTATTACCTTGATCCAAGGCTGCTTCCTCAGGATGCTTACGAAACAATTTATGATTTTCAGTTGTACCGGCACGACCGTCCTATCAAAATTGCCCGGCTGAATGAAAAAGGGGTTAAGTATATTGGACCAGAAATAGAAATCAATCCGTAATTATGACTGTACTTCAAATTGGATTAAGAGTAAAGGAATTGCTGACAAAGTGGGGCTTTTCCGAAAGTTTCACATCAGGTATGCGTGATATTACTGATTTTATCATCGCGTTTATTCTGATTGTGTTAACCTATTATGTTGTAAAATTTATCGTTCTCGGGGTTGTTCATCGTATAACCAAACGCTCTTCAACCACATGGGACGATGCATTGTATGATAACCGGGTTTTTCATAAAGCCGTTTTACTGGTTCCTGGGTTTTTGCTCAATTTTTTGTCGCCCTTTACACTCAATGAGTTTCCTGATGCACTGAACTGGGTAATAAGGCTGACGCAAATCTACATGATATTCGTTACACTGTTTACTATCAATGCCTTTTTGAATGCTGTGTATGACATTTATCAGGGTTATGAAGTTTCTAAATCAAAACCGGTTAAAGGATATCTGCAGGTATTTAAAATTATAATGTTTATTGTGGGCATTATAGTGGTAATCTCTATGTTGCTTGATAAATCACCTGTCTTTCTTCTGGGAGGTCTGGGCGCTTTTTCAGCTGTATTGCTATTAATTTTCCGCGATCCTATTTTAGGACTGGTAGCCGGCATTCAGATTTCGGCCAATGATATGGTTCGCCCCGGCGATTGGATTGTAATGGATAAATCAGGTGCTGATGGTGAAGTTACTGATATTTCGCTGACTACTGTAAAGGTTCAGAACTGGGATAAAACCATTACTACCATTCCCACTTATTCTCTCGTGTCAGAAAGTTTTATCAACTGGCGTGGAATGGAAGAATCGGGCGGACGACGTATCAAAAGATCGGTCAATATTGATGTGAACAGTGTAAAATTCTGCTCATCACAAATGATTGAAAAGTTCAGAAAGATTGATTTATTGCGAAATTATATCAATTTTAAAGAAAAGGAACTTTCAGATTTTAACCGGCAGAGTGGCATTGATGATTCCATTATTGTCAATGGGAGGCGTCAAACCAATCTTGGAGTGTTCAGGGCCTACTTGTCGGCTTATCTGCGAAATAATCCTGATATCAGAACAGATATGACCTTTCTGGTGAGGCAGCTTCAACCTCGCGAAAGTGGTATTCCTATCGAAATTTATGTATTCAGCAAAGTGCAGGAATGGGCTAAATATGAGGATATTCAATCTGATATTTTTGACCATATTCTGGCCAGCATTCCTGAATTTGAGCTTAAAGTGTTCCAGAATCCATCAGGTGCAGATTTCAGAGCCATCAGGAAGGAAGATTCTTTAAAATAAGTGTTCTGCCCTGAAGCCATTTGTAAATGCTTGTGTTCATAAGCAGGAGTAGTAAGCCATAAACCGAATCTTCAATGGGTATGGTGCCCAGCCTGATGCCAAGATTTCTGGTGTTGTCGTACCACACTACCGGTTCAGGTGTAAAGCTGCCGGTTAGTGCTCCATTTACTATGAAAAATGGAATCAGTATGATCGCAAAAGTGAAATAGAAGCGGCCAAGATAGTTGGTTTTGAATACAAAAAGGTGAAGGCTTAAAAATAAGGCTGTAGCCAGAAATGTCACAAATGTATAGGTTCGTTCAGGATTCAGCAGAGCCACCACCGTCAGTATAATTATAAGTATAATGGTAATGCCTTTGGCATAGCGGCCCAGATAGTCCTGCTTAATCAGATATTCAAATGAATGATAAGTAAACAGGCAGGCATATGGAATGGCAATAAAGAAAAGCCATTCTTCAACCGGTAAGTTGAAAATGTTGACCCCTTGTAAGTACCGTTCATTAAAACCCCATACACCAGCAGCTGTTTTGTATACATCCCAGGGGATAAAAATCAGCATGGTTCCCAGCATAGCAGGGAGGAGAAACTTCCATTGTTTGTAGAATTTTAACCTGTGGTCGAAACTTACAATAAAGGGGATGGAGATAGACAGGATATTAATCCAGAAGTAGTAGGACATTTCAGGATGTTTTTACATCTTTTGACTTGTGTTTTTTTGAAAACTCTTCAAAATAGTATTTCATCGGAGCAACAAGAAATCCATAATTATAATGAGCATGTGGATGGTGATGTTCGAGATGAGCTTTTACAGTTGCCCGCAGATACCGGTTCGAAAAGTTTTTTAAAATCGGGATGCGCTGGTGTACATATACATCATGGAACATAAAGTAAGCGAATCCATATAAAAATATCCCTAACCCTAAACTTAGCAGGTACGTGTTGGGGTTGGTTACCCCAAAATAAATAAGCAGTATGCTCGGAATGGCAAATATAATGGCAAAAACATCATTCCATTCTAATTTACGGCCATCGCGTATATGATGATCTTTATGCAATACCCATAAAAATCCATGCATCACAAACTTGTGGGTAAACCATGCCATGAATTCCATGAACAGAAACGCTGCAATCACCAAAAGTACATTGAGAATTATTTCCATAGTGTGAAAGCTATTGTTAAGTTATTCAGATTGTTGAATGCGTTTTTTTGTGACTGAATAAACAACCCGGATTCTTGTTTTGTTTAAAAAATGCATTCTTTTCAGGCGGTATGATTGTTGAGTTTTTGATTGAAATATTGCTCAACCCGGTCAAAGGCAATCCTGAACCAGATGGTGAATTTTTCGGGATTCTCAATCATTTCATGTCTGATTTCATGCATATCAGCAAAGCGGTATGAAGCAACTTCTTCCGTATTTATTTCTGGCAAAATATCTGATTTGCCTATAAATACATGATCAAACTCATGTTCTGTAAGGTCATTGTCAAATTTTGCCTTATAAACAAACCCAAACACTTCTTCAAAATCACAATCAAATCCCATTTCCTCAATCATCCTTCGGTGGGCAGCATCGGCAGTGCTTTCGCCGGGTCGTGGATGACTGCAACAGGTATTGGTCCATAATCCGGGAGAATGATATTTGGTAAAAGCCCGCTGTTGTAACATCAGTTTGCCGGCCTGGTTGAAAATAAAAACAGAAAAGGCACGGTGTAGTCTGGCTTCAACATGAGCCTGCATTTTTTCCATAGTGCCCGTTTCGAAGTCATTTTCATCAACAAGTATTACGTATTCTTCCATCTTTATTTCAATGTGGTTTGGTTTGACAGGCGTATGGTGTTCTGCTCAGCTTTGGTAAGTTTGTCCGAATCGACTAAAAATTCTATCATTTTATTGAAAATTCTGTCGTTTGAAACGGATTTCTGTCCTTTCGATAGATTGGCAAGTAAAAAACGTTTATCTTCTTCAATATGCTGGTTATAGCCTAAAAATGAAGGTGTTTTACTTTGGGTTGCAAATCTTAGAAATCTGATTTCGAAACTATCTGGCTCAAGTTTTACAGCTTCAGCGAGCAATTGTTTTCCCTTGCGAAAATAGGAAATTTTCTTTGCCGGATTACTCAGGCATGCCGGTGCTGCTGCCGTTGATGCTCCGTAGTAAGCTAGAAGCAGGGCTGTTTTAGGCGGGTTATTCGCAAAATTATCGCTTAGCCGCAGAGCATTGCATTCATCTGCCTCTATGCCAAAGTAGGTTTCACGGGCAAGATTCAGGCTCACTGTTTGAGCGGTTGAAAGCGTGGCAATCAAAATGAAGCTGAGAATAACGGCAGGACGTAACATAATTTTTAAAACATATTTAACTGATGTCTGATATATGATGTTACCAGAAGTTTATATTTGGTTGAGTTGGGGATGCGAACCCTTTCATTCATAATTTGTGATGATTTCGTCCGTTTGATTTTCAAAAACAGGTTGTAGAAATATACATAGGCCATGTAAACTCCGAATCTGGCTCCGCGCGGCAGTTTTCTGATTCCGTCAAGCCCGTCGGCAAAGTCAATGGAAATGTCATCTTCAAGTTTTCGCTTTGCTTCATCGTCAAATCTGCTTAAATCAATATTTGGGAAGTACGATCGGCCAAGCCCTTGGTAATCAGCCTTCAGATCGCGTAGGAAATTTATTTTCTGAAAAGCCGAACCCAACCGCATGGCCGGCCCTTTTAACTTCTGATATTTCTCCTCATCGCCCTCACAAAATACCCTCAGACACATCAGCCCGACAACTTCGGCAGAGCCAAGTATATATTCTTCAAATGCGGGTTGATCATAATGAATATCTCTGAGGTCCATTTCCATGCTGTTCAGAAACTTCTCTATCAGTTCCCATTCAATGTTGTATTTATTCACAGCCCATTGAAAGTTATTCAGGATGGGATTGAGACTTATTTTTTCTTCAATGGCCAGGCGGGTGTCGTTTTTGAATCGTTCAAGCAGCTTGGCTTTGTCGAAACCATGAAATGAATCCACAATTTCATCACCGAACCTCACAAAACCGTAAATGGCATAAATCGGATCGTGAAACCTGCGGCTGAAAAATCGAATGCCCATAGAAAAGGAGGTTGAGTAAGTTACGGTGGTAAGCTTGCTCGATTTCTTTGAAATCATATCGAAAAGATCTTTCATGGATGCTTAATTTAGTTTAATGATTTCATGTGCAGCAATTTGGCCTGAAATAATGGCCGGGGGAACTCCGGGTCCTGGGACAGTAAGTTGTCCTGCATACAACAAATTTTTAATCTTATGGTTTCGCATTTTTGGTTTTAGAAATGCGGTCTGCATTAATGTATTTGCCAGCCCATAAGCATTGCCTTTATATGCGTTGTAATCTTTTTCAAAATCCGAGTGAGCATAACTTCTTTTAAAAACAATATGTTCGCGTAGTGATTGGCCGGTATATTTTTCCATGCGCTTGATTACCAGGTCAAGATAGTGCTCACGGGTTTCTTCCGTATCGGTAAGCCCTGGTGCAACCGGAATAAGTACCATAACGTTTTCGTGACCCTCAGGCGCTACGGTGCTGTCGGTGCGCGAAGTACAACTGATATAAACCGATGGTTTTTCTGGCCACTCCGGTTTCTTGTAAATGGAATCGGCATGATCTTCAAAATCTTCATCAAAAAGCAAAGTGTGATGATCAAGCTTTGTAATTCGGGTATCAAAGCCAAGGTAAAAGATCAGCGATGAAGGAGAAAGTACCCGGCTGTCCCAGTATTTATCATCATATCTGCGATAAGCTTCAGGTAATAAATGCTGTTCAACATGATGATAATCGGCAGATGCGATTACATAATCAGCCTGAAATTCATTTTGCAAAGTACTGACTGATTTTAACAGGTTGTTTTCGATGTTTAGCGATGTAACACCCTGGTTATAAATAAATTCTACACCAAATTCGCGGGCAAGTTTTTCCATAGCTTCCACAACGGCATACATTCCGGTTTCGGGGTACCACGTTCCCTGAATCATATCGCTGTAATTCATCATGCTGTACAGCGCAGGTGTGGTTTTGGCCGTTCCGCCGAGAAACAAAACCGGAAATTCAAGCATTCGGTTTATCTTTTCACTTTTAAAAAATCTTCGTGTATAGGCACCAAATGAGCTGAACAGATTTAATTTAATGCCTGCCGCTGCTATTTTCCAGTGCATGTATTCGGTAACTGAGTGACTGGGTTTCTTTACAAATTCACCGATTCCAATTCTGTATTTATACTCCGATTCTTTTAAAAACTGCTTTAGCCCTTTCGAGCTGCCGGGTTCGATAGATTCGTATAATTTGTAGATTTCTTCTGTTTCA
Coding sequences within it:
- a CDS encoding YegS/Rv2252/BmrU family lipid kinase, which translates into the protein MANQKKRVLFIVNPVSGVNQSRKALLADIASAELNPHVFDWEIQFSDSAEHAKELSHAAAVAGVDIIAAVGGDGTVNQVVKGMIGSSSTLALIPAGSGNGLARHLKIPIDIVQSVQLINAGESQLIDTVRLNDSLFVSIAGVGFDALVAKRFSKVSRRGFFSYFKIVTKEYHYYRPRKYRMIIDGKAFVRQALFVSFANTNQFGYNTIISPDARIDDGLVDVCIVKKVPLLYAPRVVGLLLTRRIDNSGFVEIIRAKSVQLVRNKNKVVNVDGEPVKLHKELRIDVAPLSLRVIVPKLHSDGK
- a CDS encoding translation initiation factor produces the protein MGNSNNKNKNQARGVVYSTNQDYNYKFDTEEEQATLPPQQQNLRVMLDKKLKGGKKATVVTGFVGTSADLSDLAKQLKNLCAAGGSSGDGEILVQGDCRQKILDFLLKKGYKVKLAGG
- a CDS encoding glycosyltransferase family 39 protein — protein: MLFPALLWHLGFLAINFPTDEPTRAIVALEMIVSGNYITPTINGEFYFNKPPLYNWIIVLFYKLAGNYSEFTLRLPMVISLLLFGLTIFQFVRRHLGNMQGFVVAMLFITSGRILFWDSFLGLIDITFSWLVYSAFMLIYYFHSRKQYLALFLVSYLLTALTFMMKGLPSLVFQGITLLVFFSYNREFKKLFSWRHFAGIGLFILIVGSYYLAYFRYNSLDNVFVTLFSESEKRTIINYGWKRFVSHLFTFPLEMFYHFFPWSVLWIFFFKKDFRKTLHDHPFLRFNFLVFIYNIIIYWTSPESYPRYIFMLFPPLFTILVYMFFLDRAAKGRWSKVVEGFLLAVLILGTMAAIPMPILKQTGFVNFAWLKASVMFAVMAMLTWIYLKVKEQRMIIFAAAMLMLRIGFDWFIIPPRYDDFQVHKDGALKAAAITGSAKLHIYKNSETEHATSFYITLGKMQLLQRQYDDFNTTDYYYLDPRLLPQDAYETIYDFQLYRHDRPIKIARLNEKGVKYIGPEIEINP
- a CDS encoding mechanosensitive ion channel produces the protein MTVLQIGLRVKELLTKWGFSESFTSGMRDITDFIIAFILIVLTYYVVKFIVLGVVHRITKRSSTTWDDALYDNRVFHKAVLLVPGFLLNFLSPFTLNEFPDALNWVIRLTQIYMIFVTLFTINAFLNAVYDIYQGYEVSKSKPVKGYLQVFKIIMFIVGIIVVISMLLDKSPVFLLGGLGAFSAVLLLIFRDPILGLVAGIQISANDMVRPGDWIVMDKSGADGEVTDISLTTVKVQNWDKTITTIPTYSLVSESFINWRGMEESGGRRIKRSVNIDVNSVKFCSSQMIEKFRKIDLLRNYINFKEKELSDFNRQSGIDDSIIVNGRRQTNLGVFRAYLSAYLRNNPDIRTDMTFLVRQLQPRESGIPIEIYVFSKVQEWAKYEDIQSDIFDHILASIPEFELKVFQNPSGADFRAIRKEDSLK
- a CDS encoding lycopene cyclase domain-containing protein, encoding MSYYFWINILSISIPFIVSFDHRLKFYKQWKFLLPAMLGTMLIFIPWDVYKTAAGVWGFNERYLQGVNIFNLPVEEWLFFIAIPYACLFTYHSFEYLIKQDYLGRYAKGITIILIIILTVVALLNPERTYTFVTFLATALFLSLHLFVFKTNYLGRFYFTFAIILIPFFIVNGALTGSFTPEPVVWYDNTRNLGIRLGTIPIEDSVYGLLLLLMNTSIYKWLQGRTLILKNLPS
- a CDS encoding sterol desaturase family protein, which codes for MILNVLLVIAAFLFMEFMAWFTHKFVMHGFLWVLHKDHHIRDGRKLEWNDVFAIIFAIPSILLIYFGVTNPNTYLLSLGLGIFLYGFAYFMFHDVYVHQRIPILKNFSNRYLRATVKAHLEHHHPHAHYNYGFLVAPMKYYFEEFSKKHKSKDVKTS
- the idi gene encoding isopentenyl-diphosphate Delta-isomerase, with product MEEYVILVDENDFETGTMEKMQAHVEARLHRAFSVFIFNQAGKLMLQQRAFTKYHSPGLWTNTCCSHPRPGESTADAAHRRMIEEMGFDCDFEEVFGFVYKAKFDNDLTEHEFDHVFIGKSDILPEINTEEVASYRFADMHEIRHEMIENPEKFTIWFRIAFDRVEQYFNQKLNNHTA
- a CDS encoding phytoene/squalene synthase family protein — translated: MKDLFDMISKKSSKLTTVTYSTSFSMGIRFFSRRFHDPIYAIYGFVRFGDEIVDSFHGFDKAKLLERFKNDTRLAIEEKISLNPILNNFQWAVNKYNIEWELIEKFLNSMEMDLRDIHYDQPAFEEYILGSAEVVGLMCLRVFCEGDEEKYQKLKGPAMRLGSAFQKINFLRDLKADYQGLGRSYFPNIDLSRFDDEAKRKLEDDISIDFADGLDGIRKLPRGARFGVYMAYVYFYNLFLKIKRTKSSQIMNERVRIPNSTKYKLLVTSYIRHQLNMF
- the crtI gene encoding phytoene desaturase, translating into MSTKNIIVIGAGFSGLSAAATLAAAGHKVTVLEKNAIAGGRARKFSAEGYTFDMGPSWYWMPDIFEDYFASFGKKVSDYYKLNRISPSYKIYFGPDDEVALPTETEEIYKLYESIEPGSSKGLKQFLKESEYKYRIGIGEFVKKPSHSVTEYMHWKIAAAGIKLNLFSSFGAYTRRFFKSEKINRMLEFPVLFLGGTAKTTPALYSMMNYSDMIQGTWYPETGMYAVVEAMEKLAREFGVEFIYNQGVTSLNIENNLLKSVSTLQNEFQADYVIASADYHHVEQHLLPEAYRRYDDKYWDSRVLSPSSLIFYLGFDTRITKLDHHTLLFDEDFEDHADSIYKKPEWPEKPSVYISCTSRTDSTVAPEGHENVMVLIPVAPGLTDTEETREHYLDLVIKRMEKYTGQSLREHIVFKRSYAHSDFEKDYNAYKGNAYGLANTLMQTAFLKPKMRNHKIKNLLYAGQLTVPGPGVPPAIISGQIAAHEIIKLN